The DNA window GCATCGACTCCGCCAGGTCCCCGCACGAGGAGAACGACTCGGCGAGCAGATGCGCCACGACCTCGGTGTCGGTCTCCGACACCAGCTCGTGCCCGCGCTCGGCGAGCTCGTCGCGCAGCGCAGCGAAGTTCTCGATGATCCCGTTGTGCACCACGGCGACGCGCCCCGCGTTGTCCAGATGCGGGTGCGCGTTGGTGTCGGTGGGCCCGCCGTGCGTGGCCCACCGGGTGTGTCCGATGCCCGTGCCCCCGGCCGGCAGCGGCCGCCCCACGAGCTCCTTCTCCAGGTTGACGAGCTTGCCCGCCTTCTTCCCCGCGGCCAGCCCGCCGTCGGCGAGGACTGCCACGCCCGCCGAGTCGTAGCCCCGGTATTCGAGGCGCTTCAGTCCCGCGACGACAACATCAAGCGCCGACTGCCCGCCGACGTACCCCACGATTCCGCACATGTCCGCACCCTACGGCCGAGCCCCCCACGTGACCGAGCACACCACCCACGACGCCCCCGCACACCCGACAATGTTGAGGTGATCACTTCGCCGCCACGAAGCGCCCAGCGTCGGCCCGACGCCTCGCCGTACCTGGACCTGACGCGGGCGGAGTGGAGTGCGCTGCGCGAGAAGACGCCGCTGCCCCTGACGGCGGAGGAGCTCGAACAGCTCCGCGGCCTGGGCGACGTCATCGACCTCGACGAGGTGCGCGACGTCTACCTCCCGCTGTCCCGCCTGCTCAATCTGTACGTACAGGCGACCTCCGGCCTGCGCGGCGCCCTGAACACCTTCCTCGGCGACCCGGCCAACGGCCACGGCTCCCAGCGCGGCACCCCCTTCGTCATAGGGGTCGCGGGCAGCGTCGCCGTGGGCAAGTCGACCGTCGCCCGGCTGCTCCAGGCCCTGCTGGCCCGCTGGCCCGAGCACCCGCACGTCGAGCTGCTCACCACCGACGGCTTCCTGTACCCGATGGAGGAGCTCAAGCGTCGAGGACTGCTGTCCCGCAAGGGCTTCCCCGAGTCGTACGACCGCCGCGCCCTGACCCGCTTCGTCGCCGACATCAAGGCCGGCAAGGACGAGGTCACCGCGCCCGTCTACTCCCACCTGATCTACGACATCGTGCCGGGCGAGCGCCTCACGGTCCGCCGCCCCGACATCCTGATCGTCGAGGGGCTGAACGTCCTCCAGCCGGCCCTCCCCGGCAAGGACGGCCGCACCCGGGTCGGTCTCGCCGACTACTTCGACTTCAGCGTGTACGTCGACGCCCGCGCCGAGGACATCGAGACCTGGTACCTCAACCGCTTCCGCAAGCTGCGCGCGACGGCCTTCCAGGACCCCTCCTCGTACTTCACGAAGTACACCCAGGTCTCGGAGGAAGAGGCCCTCGACTACGCCCGTACGATGTGGCGGACCATCAACAAGCCGAACCTGCTGGAGAACGTGGCGCCGACACGCGGCCGTGCCACGCTGGTGGTGCGCAAGGGCCCCGACCACAAGGTCAAGCGCCTCTCGCTCCGCAAACTCTGAGGAGTACGCCCCGTGCTTCACCTGCGCCTGATCGTCCCCGCCGACCGCACCGACGAAGTCGTCCGTACGGTCGAGAAGACGGTCGGCACGACGCACCTCGCCGTGGTCCCCGGAGCGGCCCGCGACCCCCGGGGCGACCTCATCATGTGCGACGTCGCGCGCGAGGCGGGCGACGACCTCATCAACTCGCTGCGCGCGCTGGGCATCGACGAGTGCGGATCGATCGCCGTCGAGAACATCGACCTGTCGCTGTCCCGGCGGGCCGACCGGGCGGAGAAGGACGCGCCGGGCGAGGGCGCGGACGCCGTGCTGTGGGAGCACCTGTCGGACGCGACGCACGAGGAGTCGACGCTCTCCGTCACCTACATCGCGTTCCTGTCGCTGGCGACGATGATCGCGGCCTGCGGTGTGGTGCTCGACAACGCGATCCTGATCGTCGGCGCGATGGCGGTGGGCCCGGAGTTCGGCCCGCTGGCCGGATTCTGCACGGCGGTGGTGCAGCGCGCGCCGCGCCTGGCCTGGCGCTCGTTCACCGCGCTGATCGTGGGCTTCGCGGCGGCGATGGCGGTGACGGTCGTGTTCAGCCTCTTCATGGACGCGACCCACCTGTTCACCGAGGAGAAGCTCAACGCCGCCCGCCCCAACACGGGCTTCATCTACGCCCCGGACTGGTTCTCGTTCGTCGTTGCGGTACTGGCGGGCTCGGCCGGAATGCTGTCCCTCACCTCGGCCAAGGCCGGTGCCATGGTCGGCGTGGCCATCTCGGTGACGACGGTCCCGGCCGCGGCCAATGCCGCCGTGGCGCTGGCTTACGGCGACCTGAGCCAGACCAAGGGCTCGTCCGAGCAGCTCTTGCTCAACCTGTTGGGCATCGTCGTCGCCGGAACGCTCACGCTGCTCGCCCAGAAATACTTCTGGGCGAAGCAGCGTGAGCGCACGGCGCGCACGAGCGGTTAGCCGAGCGCGGACTTCACCACGTCGGCGAGCCGCCCGGCGACCGCCTTCGCCTGCTCGATGTCGGCCGCCTCGACCATGACGCGCACGAGCGGCTCGGTGCCCGACGAACGCAGCAGTACCCGCCCCGTGGCACCCAGCTCGCGCTCGGCGTCGGCGACGGCGGCCGCCAGCTCGGCGGAGGTGGTGACGCGCGACTTGTCGACGTCGGGCACGTTGATCAGGATCTGCGGCAGCCGGCTCATGACCCCGGCGAGGTCCGCGAGCGTACGCCCGGTGGCGGCCACCCGCGCGGCCAGCATCAGGCCCGTCAGGGTGCCGTCGCCCGTGGTGGCGTGGTCCAGCACGATCACGTGCCCGGACTGCTCGCCGCCCAGGGCGTACCCCTCGGCCTTCATCGACTCCAGTACGTACCGGTCGCCGACGGCCGTCTGCACGAGCTCGATGCCCTCGCGCTCCATCGCCAGCTTGAAGCCGAGGTTCGACATGACGGTGCCGACGACGGTGTTCTTGCGCAGCTGACCGGCCTCGCGCATGGCGAGGGCGAGTACGGCGAGGATCTGGTCCCCGTCGACCTCACGGCCCTCGGCGTCCACGGCCAGGCACCGGTCGGCGTCCCCGTCGTGGGCGATCCCGAGGTCGGCGCCGTGCTCGACGACGGCGGCCTGGAGCATCTCCAGGTGCGTGGAGCCGCATCCGTCGTTGATGTTCAGCCCGTCGGGATCGGCACCGATGGTGACGATCTCGGCGCCGGCCCGCGCGAAGGCCTCCGGCGACACCCGGGAGGCCGCCCCGTGCGCCTCGTCCAGTACGACCTTGACCCCGTCGAGCCGGTTCGGCAGTACACCGATCAGGTGCGCGATGTACTGGTCGAAGCCCGCGTCGTAGTCGGAGACGCGGCCGACGCCCGCACCGGTCGGCCGGGCCCACGGCTCCCCGGACCGGTGCTGCTCGTACACGGCCTCGATCCGGTGCTCCAGCTCGTCGGCGAGCTTGTGACCGCCGCGCGCGAAGAACTTGACACCGTTGTCCGGCATCGCGTTGTGGCTCGCGGAGAGCATCACTCCCAGGTCGGCACCGAGCGCGCCCGTCAGGTACGCCACCGCCGGCGTGGGCAGCACGCCCACCCGCAGCACGTCGACGCCCGCGCTCGCCAGACCCGCCACGACGGCGGCCTCCAGAAACTCCCCCGACGCACGCGGATCGCGTCCGACCACGGCGGTCGGCCGATGTCCCGCGAAGGTGCCCGCCTCGGCGAGTACGTGCGCCGCCGCGACCGACAGGCCGAGCGCGAGCTCCGCCGTCAGGTCCGCGTTGGCGACACCGCGCACACCGTCAGTGCCGAAGAGTCGTCCCACTGGTGTCCTCCGAAAATGCTCCGAAAATGCAAGGCTGCAAAGCGATAAACGAACGCCCCGACAGCACACAATGTGCCGCCGGGGCGAACGTCTTGATACGGGCGAGCAGGCGGATTAGCGCTTGCTGTACTGCGGCGCCTTACGGGCCTTCTTGAGACCGGCCTTCTTGCGCTCGACCGCACGGTCGTCGCGGGAGAGGAAGCCGGCCTTCTTCAGCGCCGGGCGGTTGTTCTCCACGTCCGCCTCGTTCAGCGCACGGGCGACACCGAGGCGGAGCGCACCGGCCTGACCGGAAACGCCGCCACCCGCGATGCGGGCGATGACGTCGTAGCGGCCGTCGAGCTCGAGCACCTTGAAGGGCTCGTTGACTTCCTGCTGGTGAACCTTGTTCGGGAAGTAGTCCTCGAGCGTACGCCCGTTGATCTTCCACTTGCCGGTGCCCGGAACGATCCGGACGCGGGCGATGGCGTTCTTGCGACGGCCAAGGCCGGCCGCCGGCTGCGGGTCACCGAAACGGCCCGCGAGGGACTCGCTGGTGTACTCGCCCTCGACGGGAACCTCGGACTCGAAGGTGGTCACCTCGGCGAAGGTCTCTTCGGCCTCGGAACCCTCGACGGGCGTCTCAACAGTGGTCTCGGCCACGATTCTCCTCAGATTTCTTTCGTTCTTAGGGGGTGTGGCCGGAACTACTGCGCGACCTGGGTGATCTCGAACGGCACCGGCTGCTGGGCAGCGTGCGGGTGCTCGGGACCTGCGTAGACCTTCAGCTTCGAGAGCATCTGGCGACCCAGGGTGTTCTTGGGGATCATGCCCTTGATGGCCTTCTCGACGGCCTTCTCGGGGTTCTTCGCCAGCAGCTCGTCGTAACGAACGGAGCGCAGACCACCCGGGAAACCGGAGTGGCGGTACGCCATCTTCTGGGTCTTCTTGTTGCCGGACAGGTGAACCTTGTCGGCGTTGACGATGATGACGAAGTCACCCATGTCCATGTGCGGGGCGTAGATCGCCTTGTGCTTGCCCCGCAGGAGGGTGGCGGCAGTCGTCGCCAGACGGCCCAGGACGATGTCCTGCGCGTCGATGATGTGCCACTGGCGCGTGACATCGCCGGGCTTGGGGCTGTACGTACGCACGGTCGTAGCCTTCGCTTCTTCAGTGAGTGGGTCCTGACAAGGCCACTGGGACGATCACGACAGCCTTGGCGGCATCCGGGGACGCAACCCGTCTGCCTGCCGCTGGTCATCGGCCCGGTGGACCGGCGTAAGGGCCCCTCGCGTGAGAACGACCAAGCCAATACGCATAACGAACTGGAAGCCTACCCGCCTGCCCCCGTACGGGTCAAAACGGCCCGGCGGAGCAGGCGCCCCGCCGCCGCGACGCGGGCGGCCCTAGCTGTATTGCCTTGAGAGGTTGGGGACGCGGCTGGCGGGTGGTTGGCCTTTCAGCGCGGTGTGTCCGCGGTGGTGATTGTAGGTGTGTAGCCACCGGGGGAAGGCGTCGCGTCGTTCCTGCTCGCTGCGGTAGGGGCGGCGTAGGCCCACTCATCGAGCAGGGTGCGGTTGAAGCGTTCGACCTTGCCGTTGGTCTGCGGCCGGTAGGGCCGGGTTCGTTTGTGGGCGATCCCGGCCGCTGCCAGCAGGTCGCGCCAGTCGCGTGAGCGGTAGCAGGAGCCGTTGTCGGTCAGGACGCGCTCGACGGTGATCCCGGCCTGGGTGAAGAATGCCTGGGCGCGGGTCCAGAAGCCGGTGGCGGTTTGCTTCTGCTCGTCGGTGTGGATCTCGCTGTAGGCGAGGCGGGAGTGGTCGTCGACGGCGGTGTGCAGGTAGCTGTAGCCGGCGTTCGAGCGGGTCTTGCGGCCCGCTTGGCGGCCCAGGATCTTGTGTCCGCCGCCGTCGGGGATGTTGCCGAGCTTCTTGATGTCGACGTGGACGAGTTCGCCGGGCCGCTCGCGTTCGTAGCGGCGTATGACACGGCCGGTGGCCCGGTCCAGGTGCGTGAGGCGGGCCAGGCCGTAGCGGGTCAGCACCCGGTGCACGGTCGAGGGCACCAGCCGCAGCAAGTGCGCGATGCGGGCCGGCCCCCAGCGGCGCAGGACGCGGACCTTGATGATGCGCCGCTCGGTGCGGGTCGGGGTCCTGCGCGGGCTGATGCGCGGGCGACTGGAGCGGTCGCTCATGCCTGCTTCGCCGAACGTCCGGTAGCGGTCGGCCCAGCGCTGGGCGGTGGTGGGCGAGACCTGGAAGCGTTCGGCGGCACGGCGCAGGGGCCAGCCGTCCTCGACCACACAGCGGGCCAGACGCAGACGGCCGGTCTCGGTCAGGGGTGCATTACGGTGGGGCACGAGGGCCTTTCTGTTGGTGTAGACGTCGCAATCCACACCGAACCGGAAGGCCCTCACCCATTTCAAGATCCCTCAGCCGAGACCTCGCTCACCCGTCCACAACCTCCCGAGACAGAACACCTAGCGCGCCCGCTCGACCCGCCGCTCGTCCCACACCGGCTCCGTCGTCTCCCGTACGACCCCGTCCGAACCG is part of the Streptomyces agglomeratus genome and encodes:
- the coaA gene encoding type I pantothenate kinase; amino-acid sequence: MITSPPRSAQRRPDASPYLDLTRAEWSALREKTPLPLTAEELEQLRGLGDVIDLDEVRDVYLPLSRLLNLYVQATSGLRGALNTFLGDPANGHGSQRGTPFVIGVAGSVAVGKSTVARLLQALLARWPEHPHVELLTTDGFLYPMEELKRRGLLSRKGFPESYDRRALTRFVADIKAGKDEVTAPVYSHLIYDIVPGERLTVRRPDILIVEGLNVLQPALPGKDGRTRVGLADYFDFSVYVDARAEDIETWYLNRFRKLRATAFQDPSSYFTKYTQVSEEEALDYARTMWRTINKPNLLENVAPTRGRATLVVRKGPDHKVKRLSLRKL
- a CDS encoding DUF389 domain-containing protein; protein product: MLHLRLIVPADRTDEVVRTVEKTVGTTHLAVVPGAARDPRGDLIMCDVAREAGDDLINSLRALGIDECGSIAVENIDLSLSRRADRAEKDAPGEGADAVLWEHLSDATHEESTLSVTYIAFLSLATMIAACGVVLDNAILIVGAMAVGPEFGPLAGFCTAVVQRAPRLAWRSFTALIVGFAAAMAVTVVFSLFMDATHLFTEEKLNAARPNTGFIYAPDWFSFVVAVLAGSAGMLSLTSAKAGAMVGVAISVTTVPAAANAAVALAYGDLSQTKGSSEQLLLNLLGIVVAGTLTLLAQKYFWAKQRERTARTSG
- the glmM gene encoding phosphoglucosamine mutase — its product is MGRLFGTDGVRGVANADLTAELALGLSVAAAHVLAEAGTFAGHRPTAVVGRDPRASGEFLEAAVVAGLASAGVDVLRVGVLPTPAVAYLTGALGADLGVMLSASHNAMPDNGVKFFARGGHKLADELEHRIEAVYEQHRSGEPWARPTGAGVGRVSDYDAGFDQYIAHLIGVLPNRLDGVKVVLDEAHGAASRVSPEAFARAGAEIVTIGADPDGLNINDGCGSTHLEMLQAAVVEHGADLGIAHDGDADRCLAVDAEGREVDGDQILAVLALAMREAGQLRKNTVVGTVMSNLGFKLAMEREGIELVQTAVGDRYVLESMKAEGYALGGEQSGHVIVLDHATTGDGTLTGLMLAARVAATGRTLADLAGVMSRLPQILINVPDVDKSRVTTSAELAAAVADAERELGATGRVLLRSSGTEPLVRVMVEAADIEQAKAVAGRLADVVKSALG
- the rpsI gene encoding 30S ribosomal protein S9: MAETTVETPVEGSEAEETFAEVTTFESEVPVEGEYTSESLAGRFGDPQPAAGLGRRKNAIARVRIVPGTGKWKINGRTLEDYFPNKVHQQEVNEPFKVLELDGRYDVIARIAGGGVSGQAGALRLGVARALNEADVENNRPALKKAGFLSRDDRAVERKKAGLKKARKAPQYSKR
- the rplM gene encoding 50S ribosomal protein L13 — encoded protein: MRTYSPKPGDVTRQWHIIDAQDIVLGRLATTAATLLRGKHKAIYAPHMDMGDFVIIVNADKVHLSGNKKTQKMAYRHSGFPGGLRSVRYDELLAKNPEKAVEKAIKGMIPKNTLGRQMLSKLKVYAGPEHPHAAQQPVPFEITQVAQ